One window of the Onychostoma macrolepis isolate SWU-2019 chromosome 21, ASM1243209v1, whole genome shotgun sequence genome contains the following:
- the si:ch211-282j22.3 gene encoding ER degradation-enhancing alpha-mannosidase-like protein 3, translating to MGGNWIRKETNSCGGFVMALAAVIFSCLLIGVTGQDGQAMTAEEKSQIRDQILEMFDHAYNSYMDYAYPADELMPLSCRGRVRGLEPNRGDIDDSLGKFSLTLIDTLDTLVLLNKLDEFEEAVKKTVQDVRFDNDIVVSVFETNIRVLGGLLGAHVMADVLKQRGERMQWYRDELLHMAKELGYRLLPAFNTTSGLPYPRVNLRYGVVNPLSRTGTESDTCTACAGTMILEFAALSRLSGDPIFEEHARKAMDVLWEKRQRGSDLVGTVINIHNGDWVRRDSGVGAGIDSYYEYLMKAYILLGDKVYLNRFNTHYSAIMKYISQPPLLLNVHMHNPTVNVRSWMDSLLAFFPGLQVLRGDLKPAIETHEMLYQVTKQHNFLPEAFTTEFRVHWGQHPLRPEFAESTYFLYKATGDPYYLKVGQSIVEKLNTHARVPCGFAAVQDVRTGTHEDRMDSFFLAEMFKYLYLLFSEKSQLPINIDDYIFTTEAHLLPVSLSTTQPPCHTNNTEPQAHEDDLFSYSCPSAQTLFPNNPTFAKTIRDSYKYLTGVGRSQQASPIRGIELPLHDTGLEPVEFLKSMGISLTPLTELVSASQGSAFQDSQKGVYKLKLVAEVSQTPEHEEVVPLIVQLISPPFLGRTVLTAGPAKFGMDLTKQEHGVKGSIVKSVPYTACGPIENAAELQGHIALALRGDCMFAAKARRLQEAGATGVIFIDHREGSSSAETPLFQMVGDGEPTNDITVPLVFLFSKEGATLTAALKEHHNVDILLLPKEKQLGKEKPEKLNIKFRLAKEGELAEGETESTTIQLVLEQSETDTETNNEAASLMRENQETCSSPQKDPESSP from the exons ATGGGGGGAAACTGGATcagaaaagaaacaaatagTTGTGGTGGGTTTGTCATGGCTCTGGCAGCTGTGATCTTCTCTTGCCTTTTGATTGGAGTCACTGGTCAAGATGGACAAGCAATGACTGCAGAGGAAAAGTCCCAAATCAG ggACCAAATTCTAGAGATGTTTGATCATGCCTATAACAGTTACATG GACTATGCCTACCCAGCAGATGAGTTAATGCCCCTCAGCTGTAGAGGAAGGGTGAGAGGGCTGGAACCCAATCGAGGAGACATTGATGACTCTCTGGGAAA GTTCTCTTTAACATTAATAGACACTTTAGATACTCTTGTG TTGTTAAACAAACTGGATGAATTTGAGGAGGCTGTGAAGAAGACAGTGCAAGACGTCAGATTTGATAATGACATAGTCGTCTCTGTCTTTGAGACCAATATCCGTGTGCTGGG TGGCTTGTTGGGTGCACATGTGATGGCagatgttctaaagcagcgtgGAGAGAGGATGCAGTGGTACAGAGATGAACTGCTACACATGGCCAAAGAACTGGGCTACCGCCTCCTGCCTGCCTTTAACACCACCAGTGGCCTTCCGTATCCTCGG GTAAATTTGCGCTATGGAGTCGTCAACCCCCTTTCTCGGACAGGAACCGAGTCAGACACTTGTACTGCTTGTGCAGGCACAATGATTCTGGAGTTTGCAGCTCTCAGCCGACTGTCTGGGGACCCAATATTTGAG GAACATGCTAGGAAAGCTATGGATGTCCTCTGGGAGAAAAGGCAAAGAGGAAGTGACCTTGTCGGCACTGTGATCAACATCCACAACGGAGACTGGGTTCGCAGAG ATAGTGGTGTTGGTGCTGGAATTGACTCTTATTATGAATACTTGATGAAAGCTTATATTCTTCTTGGGGATAAGGTGTACCTTAACAGATTCAACACA CACTATAGTGCCATTATGAAGTACATAAGCCAGCCTCCTCTGCTGCTCAATGTGCACATGCACAACCCCACCGTAAATGTGCGAAGCTGGATGGATTCCTTGCTTGCCTTCTTCCCTGGGCTACAG GTTCTGAGAGGAGACTTGAAACCTGCCATAGAGACGCATGAGATGCTGTACCAAGTGACTAAACAGCACAATTTCCTCCCTGAG GCCTTCACCACTGAGTTCAGAGTTCACTGGGGCCAGCACCCGTTGAGACCAGAGTTTGCTGAAAGCACATATTTCCTTTACAAA GCCACAGGTGATCCTTACTATTTAAAAGTAGGCCAGTCTATAGTGGAGAAGCTGAACACTCATGCTCGGGTCCCTTGTGGCTTCGCTGCCGTACAGGATGTGAGGACTGGAACGCATGAGGACAG GATGGATTCCTTCTTCCTGGCTGAGATGTTTAAGTACCTCTACCTGCTTTTCTCAGAGAAGAGCCAGTTGCCTATAAACATCGATGATTATATTTTCACTACTGAGGCTCATTTGCTCCCAGTATCTCTGTCTACAACCCAACCGCCCTGCCATACCAACAACACA GAACCTCAAGCTCATGAAGacgatttattttcatattcgTGCCCCAGTGCTCAAACCCTGTTCCCTAACAACCCCACCTTTGCCAAGACAATCAGGGACAGCTATAAATACCTCACCGGTGTGGGAAGATCCCAGCAGGCATCACCTATCAG GGGGATTGAACTGCCTCTTCATGACACGGGCCTGGAGCCAGTCGAGTTTCTGAAAAGCATGGGCATCTCTCTGACACCCCTCACTGAGCTGGTCTCCGCCAGCCAAGGCTCAGCATTTCAG GACTCTCAGAAGGGTGTGTACAAGTTAAAGCTGGTTGCTGAGGTGAGCCAAACACCTGAGCATGAGGAAGTGGTGCCACTAATTGTGCAGCTCATTTCCCCTCCGTTTTTGGGTCGAACAGTCCTTACGGCTGGTCCAGCAAAGTTTGGAATGGATCTTACCAAACAAGAGCATGGG GTGAAAGGCAGCATTGTGAAGAGTGTTCCCTATACGGCATGTGGCCCGATTGAAAACGCAGCAgagctgcagggacacatagcACTGGCATTGAGAGGAGACTGTATGTTTGCTGCCAAAGCTCGGCGCCTGCAGGAAGCAGGAGCCACCGGAGTCATCTTCATTG ATCACAGAGAGGGCAGCAGCAGTGCTGAGACTCCACTCTTCCAGATGGTTGGAGATGGAGAGCCTACAAATGACATCACAGTTCCCCTGGTGTTCCTCTTCAGCAAAGAGGGAGCTACACTCACTGCCGCTCTGAAAGAACATCACAATGTGGATATCCTCCTGCTACCCAAAGAGAAACAACTAGGAAAAG aaAAACCTGAGAAGTTAAATATTAAGTTCCGTTTAGCTAAGGAAGGAGAGCTTGCCGAGGGTGAGACTGAAAGCACTACCATTCAGCTGGTGCTGGAGCAAAGCGAGACTGACACAGAGACGAACAATGAGGCCGCATCGTTGATGAGGGAAAACCAGGAAACCTGCAGCTCTCCGCAGAAAGACCCTGAGAGCAGCCCCTGA
- the slc31a2 gene encoding probable low affinity copper uptake protein 2 yields the protein MNMHFEGSSNVTLLFDFWDVRGPAGMVLSVFVVLLLTVIYELLKVWKITIGKQKQSSITHSSAPVPFSPEASCFTPVMKCQEGSSSLTNSPSEISLAPTENTATTADADAAAKKSWVLHFLQTAIHILQVTLGYMLMLCVMSYNVWIFLGVIMGSVLGYFLAFPLLNHI from the exons ATGAAT ATGCACTTTGAAGGATCCAGCAATGTCACGCTGTTGTTTGACTTCTGGGATGTGCGTGGGCCTGCAG GCATGGTGCTGTCGGTGTTTGTCGTTCTACTGCTCACCGTGATCTACGAGCTTCTGAAGGTGTGGAAGATCACTATTGGAAAACAGAAGCAATCCTCCATTACACATTCATCCGCTCCGGTGCCTTTCTCTCCTGAAGCGTCCTGTTTCACCCCTGTCATGAAGTGTCAAGAGGGAAGCTCTTCTCTGACCAACAGCCCCTCTGAGATCTCATTAGCTCCCACCGAGAATACGGCCACCACTGCTGACGCTGACGCCGCTGCTAAGAAGAG CTGGGTTCTGCACTTCCTCCAGACCGCCATACACATCCTGCAGGTGACACTAGGCTACATGCTCATGCTCTGCGTCATGTCCTACAACGTGTGGATCTTCCTGGGGGTCATCATGGGATCCGTTTTGGGATACTTTCTGGCTTTTCCTCTACTGAATCACATTTGA
- the LOC131529194 gene encoding uncharacterized protein LOC131529194, with amino-acid sequence MQLVKEHCLVRKAWRKAVDHEKEGLKNLWGQIRAKLTNLRRMERIRKRKRRKEKARSSFFQDPFRYARNLLEEKKNGTLHITGQELEEYIKIQTSDSLRESPLGSPGHVLFGRNTLRLPLRSIRLGYKQEKVRLVFELQDSRDPVVQNAKAQVQTGSKWKATHAVNQAITHLKHQEVVGMVQHGRAGFGLGTSPKMWSKASKIVRKNLTNSEVVRDEEESYKIKAVSQGQQGRWTTWEAVSDRVLTWADLWRMPKARLSFLIRATYDTLPSPQN; translated from the coding sequence ATGCAACTGGTAAAGGAGCATTGCCTTGTCCGGAAGGCATGGAGGAAGGCTGTGGACCACGAGAAGGAAGGTTTGAAAAATTTGTGGGGTCAGATTAGAGCCAAACTCACAAACCTGAGGCGGATGGAGAGAATTAGGAAACGCAAACGTCGCAAGGAGAAAGCAAGATCAAGTTTCTTCCAGGACCCTTTCAGGTACGCCCGAAACCTGCTGGAGGAGAAGAAGAACGGGACGCTGCATATCACAGGACAGGAATTGGAGGAATACATCAAGATTCAGACTAGTGACAGCTTGAGAGAAAGCCCTCTGGGCTCGCCGGGGCATGTGCTATTTGGAAGAAACACACTGAGGCTCCCACTGAGATCCATCAGATTGGGCTACAAGCAGGAGAAGGTGAGACTGGTCTTTGAGTTACAAGACTCACGAGATCCGGTAGTCCAAAACGCCAAGGCCCAAGTGCAGACTGGAAGTAAGTGGAAAGCAACACATGCAGTAAACCAGGCCATAACCCACCTGAAACACCAAGAGGTCGTCGGAATGGTGCAACATGGCAGGGCAGGCTTTGGTTTGGGAACCTCACCAAAGATGTGGTCAAAGGCTTCAAAGATAGTGAGGAAAAATCTGACTAACTCTGAAGTCGTGAGGGATGAAGAGGAGAGCTATAAGATCAAAGCTGTGAGCCAAGGCCAACAAGGGAGATGGACAACGTGGGAGGCTGTGAGCGATAGGGTCCTGACTTGGGCCGATTTGTGGAGGATGCCTAAAGCAAGGTTGAGCTTCCTAATTAGGGCTACGTATGACACTCTCCCAAGCCCACAAAATTAA